AGCGTCTAATATTTTAGCATTTGATACCGCTACTGTCAAGTGGCTTCGGTTCCTTCCCTTGAGACGGCACCCAGCCGCACGACTTATTTATCTTAACACCCTATCTTAGTGTTGTCAACGATTTTTTTACTCATTGTCTGTAGATAGAGTTTGAAAAAGATCTAATTGTTCTTGTGCTGGCAGTTGCCCAAGGCAGCCGGTAATCTGAAGTACCTTGACCAATGGACGGGCCAATCGTCCCCGAACACGCAGGTCTTCTTGAGAGGAAAACGGACGTTCGGTCCGGGCGGCTACAATGTTCTCTGCCGCTGTTCTCCCCAACCCCGGGGCACTCATGAGCGGTGGCAGCAATCCTTGGTCTGAAATCAGAAATCTGGTGGGATGTGAACAGGCGATATCAAGAGGTAGAAAGTCTAAGCCTCGAGCAAACATCTCCCGCACCACTTCCAGTACGGTAAGCAAGCTCTTCTCCTTGGCCGAAGCGTTATTGCCTTTCGCCTCTAGCTCCGCGATTTGGGCTCGCACTTGTTCCGGCCCTTTTAATGCCAACTCTAAATCGAAATCGTCTAAGCGCACAGAAAAGTAACTGGCATAAAAAGCTGCCGGAAAATGAACCTTATAGTAACCGATGCGAACAGCCATCATCACATATGCTACAGCATGAGCTTTAGGAAACATGTACTTAATCTTGCCACAAGAGTCTATATACCATTCAGGCAAGCCTTTTTCTCTCATCAACATTTCCATTTCCGGACTGAGCCCCTTGCCTTTGCGCACACTTTCCATGATCCTGAAGGCCCAGGCCGGCTCAAGACCTTTTTGCATGAGAAATAGCATAATATCGTCGCGGGTGCAGATAACTTCGGACAACTTAGCTTCTCCACTCTGAATGAGTTCCTGGGCGTTGTTTAGCCAAACATCAGTCCCGTGCGATAAACCGGAAATTCGTACCAGTTCACTAAATGTTTTCGGTCTTGTTGCCAGTAACATTTGCCGTACGAAGCGGGTGCCGAACTCCGGCAGGCCCAATGAGCCTATTTCAGATCCAATATCTTCCGGCGTTACTCCTAAGGAGGTGACACCAGAAAAAAGTCTCATCGTCTTAGCATCATCTAAAGGGATTGATTGCGGGCTGACGCCAGTCATTTCCTCCAGCATTTTAAGCATGGTAGGATCATCATGCCCGAGTAAATCTAATTTTAACAGCCGATCGCTAATAGAATTGTAGTCAAAGTGAGTAGTGCGCACATCACTCTTTGTGTCAGCGGGATATTGAACCGGGGAAAAGTCCAAGACATCCTGGCCGGCCGGAACAATCATTAGCCCTCCCGGATGTTGGCCTGTGGTACGTCGTATCCCACACAGCCCTGCCACCAAGCGATCGATTTGGGCTCGGCGCGGTCTCAGCCCATGTGAATCAGCATAAGCCTTGACGAAGCCATAGGCTGTCCGTTCAGCGATAGTAGAAATGGTGCCGGCACGAAATACTCTGTCCGGTCCGAATAGCTCTTCGGTATAACGATGAATTTTGGCCTGATATTCTCCGGAAAAGTTGAGATCAATATCCGGCACCTTATCGCCCTTAAACCCCAGAAAAGTCTCAAACGGAATGTCTTGTCCATCTGTTTCCAAAGCAGTAGCGCAGCGGGGGCAATCTTTGGCTTGAAGATCGTAGCCTGAGCCAATGCTACCGTCAGTGAGAAACTCGCTGTAGCAACACTTGGGACAACGATAATGAGGCGGAAGTGGGTTTACTTCGGTTATTCCACACAAAGTAGCTACCAGTGAAGATCCTACCGAGCCTCGCGACCCTACTAAATAGCCATCTTCCAATGACTTCTTCACCAAACGGTGCGCTATCAAATAAATTACCGCATAACCATTGGCAACAATTGAATTCAGTTCTTTCTCTAGCCGTTGGGCCACCAAGTTGGGCAAAGGCGTTCCGTACAGTTGGGCAGCCCGCTCTCTAGCCATTTGCTCAATCTGAGCTTCAGCACCCGGAATGGAAGGTACCGACAAATTGGCCGGCACCGGCTGTACGTTGTCGATGACGGCGGCAATGGCTGCCGGGGCTTCAACCACCAAGCGATAAGCCGTTTCCTGACCAAGATAATCAAACTCTTCTAGCATCTCGGTGGTACTTTTGAAATACAACGGAGGCTGAAAATCGGCATCACTGTAGTTTTGACCCGATAGGAGGACACGTCTGAGCACTTCGTCGTTAGGATTAAGAAAATGAACGTCACCTGTGGCCACTACCGGCTTGCCTAATTGCTCCCCAAGATCTACTAGGTGTTTGTTCAGTTCTAACAATTCTTTCTCTGTGAGGCGGCCTTCTCGGATTAGAAAAGCATTGTTTTCCCGCGGTTGGATTTCAAGAAAATCATAGAAAGCCGCCCGCCGGTTAAGCTCCTCTCCCGGAGCATTAAGCAGCATGGCCTGGAATAGTTCTCCGGCTTCACAGGCCGATCCAAAAAGCAGGCCCTCACGATGTTTGAGCAGCACCGAGCGCGGAAGCCGGGGAACACGGTGGAAATACTCAAGATGCGATAGTGTAACCAAACGATAAAGATTCTTAAGCCCGGCCTGATTCTTAACTAATATGATAATGTGATATACCGGTGTTTGCTCATGCAAAGGATCAATTCCATCGTCTACCAGATATCCTTCCAGGCCGTAAATTACCTTAATACCGTAGCGGCACCCCAGTTCATAGGCTTCCGGAAACGCTTGTACCGAACCATGATCAGTAATGGCCACCGCCTGATGTCCCCATTGTGCTGCCAGTTCGAACAAATCCTCTAACCGTGTAGTGGCATCCAGTGAGCTCATCTGGGTATGTAGGTGTAGTTCAACTCGTTTCTGTTCTGCCCTGTCCCGACGTAATTTCGGTTCAATTACTTCGATTGACCGGGCCCAAACAAGCTCTTCCCCGCTAAAACGATCAAAGGTTAACTCTCCAGCCACCCGAAGCCATGTGCCTGGACTGACATCCAACGCCCTTTGCTCTTCTTCTCTCTTACGCACTAAGGTTTTCACTGTAACAGCGTCGTCTTCATCGGCCAGATCAAAAGTAACCAGGGTCTTACCTTTCTTGGTTTTGTGTATGTTCCACTTAGTTGCATATCCTTCTATTATTACACTGCTGCCCAAGTCCTCTAACGACGAAATGGGTTGAGCCACGCCGGTGATAGGTTCGCCTACTACTACGTAAGTACCGGGAGATTCTTGATCAGCCTTATTCTCTATCTCGGCTAGGCATTTCTGAAGTTCATAATCCTTGGCAGCTTCAAGTTCTTCTTCAAGATCCAGAGAAAGATCGTCATCCCAATCCACCGTTACATCAATCTGACCGTAGCCGTGTTCGGCCCAAAGGTCCCGAATAATAAGGTCAGCTTGACGCGTTTTCATTAACTGAGTGGCGACTTCGCTCCCTAAAGTAATGGTGAGCATCTCATAACCATACTCCCAAGTTGCCGTCTCTAGCCAAGATCCCATGAAGGGAAACTTCGCCCTGACTGTCTTCACGGTAACCATCCATAAATCGGCCGGGGATATCCGCTTAGTCCTCTGCCCTAACTGATTTAGAGTCACTATGGGTTTTGTGTTGGTACAAGCACGAATGCTGTTCTTAATAGTCTCAATGGCCGTCAATGGTAACAATGTCGAACCTTCCACCACAAGGTTCCACTGACTGCCGTCAATTGAAACCTCTACTTGCTTAAGCTGGGTCTTGCTCAGTAAAGCTTCTGTCTCCGGTGGCAGCTGAAATCTGCTAATTGCACGTCCCCATGACTCAATGGCTTTGGCTTCAACGCTCATCACTAGTCACTCCATATACACCTTTTACCTGCGTTAGTTGGGCTAGAACCCGCTCTAAAGACACCCCCGACGGTAACTTCAATGAAAGCCATACTGTTAGCCGTCCTTCGATAGTCCCTTCCTCCATCTGAACACCTTTGATGCTTACGGCCAGTTGCCCTAAGCACTGGCAAACTTGACCCAGTCGTCCCGGCCGATCCTCTAAGTCTAAGCGCACAACCCGCTGTTCTGGTCGAATAAAAGGGGCGAAATGCTCTAACCGTGACAGTGGGCCGAGAGCAACCATCGCCAGCACAACAGTAAAGCCGGCTCCAAGAAAGTAGCCAGCCCCGCAAGCCAAACCAATAGTTGCTACCACCCATAAACTGGCAGCTGTGGTGAGCCCGCGAACAGTAAAGCCCTCTCGTAATATACTCCCGGCCCCAAGAAACCCTACCCCGCTAACCACCTGCGCTCCTAGTCGGGCCGGGTCCGCTCCCGGTATGGCTTGTGACAACGCCATGACTAGGGCGGATCCAATACATACCAGCGTATGGGTACGAAAACCAGCTGGACGATGGGCACTTTCGCGCTCCAGTCCTACTGCTGCCCCTAATACAAAGGCTGTCCCTAATCGAATGATTAGAGTCAATTCTGCGCTCATCACATCACTTCCGACTCCGTGGCAGCTTCAGGCTAGATATTATCTCATGATACATCTTCAGACGGGCCCCGAAGCCTTTGGCTAATCCTAGCTTCTCTTCTTTCATCACATGGGTGACATCATGCCAGGGTACACGTACCACAGCAATATCTTGCTCGTGCACATATTGAGTTAATGCCACTTCAACACCGAAGCGGCTAACATCCAATTCCGGAATACTTTCCAGCAAATTACGCCTTACGGCTCGCTGGCCGGAAAGAAAAGGTGCTATCTTCTGAGCTAAATCAGTAGCCAACCGTCCCTGGGCAAATACAGCCACAGCCATCGGGGCACTGTCTGTCAACACCGGTTGTAACAGGCTCTCCACATGCTCCGGCTGTAAACCCACCAAATCAGCATCCAGCAGCACCAATACCCCCGCTGTAGTGGTCTGAACCCCGGCCAGCAGTGCCGCCCCCTTGCCCTGATTGGATGCAAGCTCTAATACCTTAACCTTAGGTCCCACTTTTCTGGCCACATCAGCCGTGTCATCGGTGGAACCATCGCTGACTACAATAACTTCTGCTATTTCGTCCACGGCACAAACGGCAGACAGCACATCCCCGATGCGTTCTGCTTCATTGTATGCCGGAATAACGGCTGCTACACGCTCCATACCTACAACCTCCGGTTACTGTTGTCGCTGTTGTTGCCGGGCCCTAAGTTCTGCCTGCACTCTAGCAACAACCTCTGCCCTATCAACCAACCAAACAGCGCCATCGGCTCTTAGCCGTATCTCGATCTTCTCGTCCTTCAGTGACCGTGGTCCTACAGTAATACGCAGCGGAAACCCCATCAGGTCGGCATCTTTGAATTTTACTCCGGCCCGTTCATCACGGTCATCAATAACCGCTTCGACACCCGCTGCCGTGAGCTGGACGTACAATTCCTCAGCTAACAGCCGCTGCTTATCGTTATTGTAATTAACCGGCACAATAGACACGTGGTAGGGCGCAATGGGCACGGGCCAAATAATGCCGTCCCGGTCATGACACTGCTCTACCGCAGCCGCCATGGTACGAGGAATACCTATGCCGTAAGACCCCATAACAATATGTCTGCTCTGACCGTTTTCATCTAAGTAGGTGGCCTTTAGAGCCGAGCTGTATTTTGTTCCCAGATTGAAAATGTGCCCTACTTCAATTCCTCGGGTGGTCTTGAGAGCCGCATGACAGTGGGGGCAGGGATCGCCGGCACTTACGTTCTTGAGATCCAACACCCGGCTAGCCGTCCAGTCACGGCCGTAATTGGCATTAACTAGGTGGGCATCAGCCTCGTTCGCTCCCACTACGGCATTGACAATCACTGTTACTTCCGGGTCGGCTAATATCGGCACGCTCTGTAACCCAACTGGACCCGCAAAGCCTACAGGCGCACCGGTTACTCGCTCTACTGTAACCGCATCGGTCAATTCTAGTTCTAAAGCGTCCAAGAAATTCTTCAACTTAATTTCATTAACATCGCGGTCACCGCGAACAGCTACCGCTACCAACTGTTCGTGATCGCGGTAAACTACCCGGTAAAGCAGAGTTTTGACCAACTTGGTGGCCGGCACGCCCAAGAAATCAGTGACTTCCTCGATACTGTGTTTAGCCGGCGTATGTGTTCTCTGCATGGTTAGTTGATCTTCCCCGGTGCAAACGGCTGTAATTGGAGCCGAAATAGCCCGCTCTAAATTGGCCGCATAATTACAGTTCGCACAGTAGACAATAACGCTTTCCCCGGTGTCGGCTAAGACCATAAACTCATGAGAACCGGTACCACCGATAGCCCCACTGTCAGCTTCCACCGCCCTAAACCTAAGCCCGCAGCGGGTGAATACACTACTATATGCCTTGTACATAGCTCTGTAACTGGCGGCCAGACCTTCCTGATCTCGGTCAAAGCTGTACAAGTCCTTCATAATAAACTCCCGGCACCGAATAAGTCCTAACCGAGGTCTAATCTCATCACGGAATTTGGTCTGTATTTGATACAACCGTTTGGGCAAGTCCCGCCAGGAATTTATTTCTCCCCGGACCAGAGCAGTAATGATTTCTTCATGGGTCGGTCCGAGACAAAAGTCCCGTTCGTGCCGGTCCTTAAGGCGAAATAGCTCTTTACCGTAAACGTCCCAGCGGCCCGATTCCTGCCATAACTCAGCCGGCTGCAAAGCCGGAAGCAAAACCTCCTGGCCCCCGACCCGATCCATTTCTTCACGTACAATATTTTCAATCTTACGTAACACCCGCCAGGCCAAAGGTAAGTAGCTGTACACACCGGCGGCTGTTTTTCTTATGTAACCTGCGCGCAGCAAATACTGATGGCTGATTACCTCCGCCTCGGCTGGCACTTCCCGTAATGTGGGTGCCAATAGTCTCGACATACGCATGGTCTATAGAACCCCCTAACGTCTAGTTTGTATCTTTCAAGCCTAATTCAGCTCTAATTTCTGCCAACAACGCTGCAGCCATTTGCTCCTCCGGCACTTTCCGGACAATCTTTCCTCGACGGAAAATCAGCCCGGCTCCGCGTCCCCCAGCAACGCCGACATCAGCTTCTGCCGCCTCTCCTGGCCCATTAACAGCGCAACCCATAACAGCAATCTTGAGTGGAACATCAAGGTCGATTACAGCCGCTTCTACTGTCTGGGCCAATTTAGCCACGTCGATCTGGCAGCGGCCACAGGTGGGACAAGAGATAACCACGGGACCACGCTGTCTAAGCCCCAGCGCCTGCAGTATTTCATAGCCAACCCTTACTTCTTCTATTGGACTGCCAGTCAGCGACACCCGAATTGTATCTCCAATACCTTCGTGCAGCAGCACCCCTATGCCAACTGCCGACCGAATGGTCCCTCGCCAAACTGTACCGGCCTCGGTAATTCCCACATGTAACGGATAATCGCACTTGTCGGCTACCAGCCGGTAGGCATCCACGGTCAGAAGCACATCCGAGGCTTTAAGTGACAGTACAATAGCGGTGTGCCCTATGTCTTCCAGCAGCTCTGCTTGCTTCAGTGCACTCTCTACCATGCCAGCAGCACTGATGCCACCATGCCGCTTTAAGAGGCCTTGTTCTAACGACCCGGCATTAACCCCTATGCGTATAGGTATTTGCCGCTCTTTAGCTGCCAAGGCAACTTCACGGACACGATCGGGCCCGCCGATATTGCCAGGATTAAGTCGTAAGCCCGCCACTCCGGCCTTAATAGCCGTGAGAGCGAGTCGATAGTCAAAGTGGATGTCAGCCACCAACGGAACAGTGGTGCCACGGCACAGTGAAATCAGGGCCTGAGCGGCTTCTTGATCCGGAACAGCCACCCGCACTATTTCGCAACCGCCCTCAGCCAATTCGGAAATCTGACTAAGCGTGCGCTTTACGTCCCTGGTATCAGTTTTGGTCATGGACTGAACGCTGATCGGCGCGCCCCCGCCAATTTTTACATCGCCCACCATAATCTGTCGACTGAGGCGGCGCGTTCTTAGCACAGCTTACACCCCCAATCCTAGGCGCTTCAGGTCTTGGTACGTTGCCAAAACTAGAAGTGCCAGCAGCAGAAGCACTCCGATTAGCTTGAAGGCTCCTTCCTGCTCCGGACCCAACCCCTTACCCCTAATACCTTCCCACGCTATCAGCACTAATTGTCCTCCATCCAATAGAGGAATGGGGAACAAGTTAAACAACCCTAAATTAACACTGAGTATAGCGGCTAGCGTCAGTAAATTGATAAATCCGGTCCGGGCAACTTCGCCTACCACCTGTACAATGCCAACCGGGCCGGCCACGTCGGTAGGCTGTCGTTGGATTACCATCTCTACCACTCGAGAAATAATGAAGATCGTAGTGCCCAAAGTCTGGCGCGCTCCATAGTACAAGGAAGCCAGGGGACGATGGGCTTTCATTGCCCTTTGAATTCCAATAACTCCACGGTCACCTTCTGGTGTACGTTCCGGCGTAAGCTCGATGCTAATGTTCCTGGTATTACGGGTCAACATTATCTTAGTTTCCCGTTCGGCTCGAGGGGCAATCTGTTCAATCATTTCCTCCCATGTCTTCACCTTTACATCTTCAATGGCCATAATCTTGTCTCCGGGCTTGATCCCAGCATTATCAGCCGGGCTGCCGGGTATTACAGCTCCCACTTCTGCTCCTGGAGTTGGCACCCCAACCAAGAAAAAGATAATTGCAAAGAGCAGTACGGCCAAAATAAAATTCATCAAGGGGCCGGCTCCAATCACCAACAACCGCTTGCCCGGTGGCTGCCGCCGGAATGAGCGCTCGTTGTCAACACCTAAATCGTCATCCTCACCTAACATTTTGACGAAACCTCCCAGAGGAAACAAGCGGACAGAGTAAACCGTTTCCCCTAAGCTACGACCCCAAAGCTTCGGGCCAAAGCCGACGCCGAATTCTTCCACTAGCACCCCTGCTCTTTTGGCCATGACAAAATGACCTAGCTCGTGAAAAATCGTCAGTAGCCCAAAAACGAATACAAACGCTAGCGCCGTACTCAAACGAAATTCACTCCTTAGCCATTACGTATCTTGCTTTGTCCCGCGCCCAGGCATCAACGGCCAGTACACTATCCAGTGTTGGCTCAGGTTGAGTCTGATGCGCCGCTATGACTTGCTCCACCACTGATGGTATCTGGGCAAAAGGGAGGCGCCCACTCAGAAACTCTGCCACCGCAACTTCGTTAGCTGCATTCAGGGCTGTTGGCGCCGTCCCGCCTATCTTCCCCGCCTGCTGGGCCAATCTCAGGCAAGGAAAACGCTCGTTATCAGGCTCCTCAAACGTCAACTTTCTCCCAGCCAGAGACAGGCGCGGCCAAGTAGCTCCCAGGCGCCGCGGATAGGTGAGAGCCAACTGAATGGGAAGCCGCATGTCGGGCAACCCCAGCTGACCAATAACAGCCCCGTCAGCAAACTCAACCAGTGAATGCACAATACTTTCCGGATGAACAAGCACCTTGATCTTCTCCAGGGGTAGACCAAACAGCCATCCGGCCTCCAGGATCTCCAAGCCTTTATTCATCAGCGTAGCCGAATCAACAGTAATTTTAGCTCCCATACTCCAATTAGGATGATTAAGAGCTTCCTGTACCGTAACTTGAGCCAGTTCAGCTTTTGAACGGGTACGAAAGGGTCCTCCAGAAGCAGTTAGGATCAGAGTCTGCACTTCTTCCTTGCTGCCGGCTTGCAAACACTGCCATATAGCCGAATGCTCACTGTCTACCGGCAAAATCTCCGCTCCGCTTATCTCCCTCTCCTGCTGAACGATATAACCTGCTGTAACCAGCGTCTCTTTGTTGGCCAAGGCAACGCGTTTCCCTGCTCGCACAGCGGCCAAGGTAGGTTTTAAGCCGGCAATCCCAACAATAGCAGCCAGTATCGTCTTGCTTTCAGTCCCGGCGGCTACGTAGGTTAGCCCCTCTTCCCCGGCTAGTACCCTAATACCCGTTCCAAATAGAAGTCGCTTGAGCTCAGTATAACGCTCTTTAGCAGCAATAGCGACCACTTTGGGGCAAAACTTGATGGCCTGCGCTGCCAGCAGCTCTACATTTCTTCCAGCAGTTAAAGCAGTAACCTTGATTTCCTCTGCCAAAGCTTCTGCCACCTGCAAAGCCTGGGTACCGATAGAGCCGGTAGAACCTAGAATTCCCAAGGTAATCACATGGTTCACCTACATTTGATTAAATTACTGAAAAACTCCAACCGGAGCAGGGACCTAAATAAAATCAGAATAAATGGCCCCACAATGATTCCGGTAGAACCAAAAAGCTTAACACCTACATAAAGAGATACTAACACTGCCAGTGGGTGCAAGCCTGTGTGGGATCCAATAATCTTAATCTGAAGTAATTGCCGAATGATGATCATGGCTAAATAGATCGACAACAGCCCTATAGCCACAGCCGGATCACCCCCGACCAAAGCTAACCCGGCCCAAGGAATGAAGACTAAGCCGGGACCCAAAACAGGAATAATATCCAGCAAACCGCTAATAAGCCCAATAAATATTGGATGGGGAATCCCCAGCAACCACAACCCTGCCATAGCTACCAGTGTGGTTATTGTAACCAGTATCAGTTGAGCCCAAACCAGCCCTACCAGACTAGCCAGCACATCTTGCATCAGCGTCTGAAAATGCTGTGCACCCTTAGGAGGTAACGTGCGCCGAACAAAATCCCCCAGTTTATCTCGATCTTTACTGACGAAATACGCTGCAATAAAACTAAGCACCAGGTTGAGGATCAAGTTGGGCAATGCTCCCAGGGATCCTAGCAACTTACCGAGCATATTGCCAACAAGACCGTACAAACGTAAAACCCCTTCCTCTACCGCCTGTAATAGAGGACCGGGTAAATGGCCATAGAAGGCTTCGGTCTGCGCTGCCCATTCTTGAAGCATTTTGATCATAGAATTGCTGTACACAGGGAGGCGGTAAGTTATTTCCTTTACATCCACAGCCACACTGGCCGAAAGCAGCACCACCACCAAAACAGTGACTGCAACTGCGCTGATTATCGTAATTCCGGTAGCCAAAGGGCGAGGGATTCGCGCTCTAACCTGCAGCAGGTTCACAACCGGCTCCAACATTAGAGCTAGGAAGGCTCCAAAAGCAAAGGGCAGAACCAGTGGCAACAGGTAACGCAAACCTAAGTACAAAATACCGAGGACAAGTGCGGCCCCTATTAAGTACAAGAGCTGCCGGTCCATATGTTTATCCCCCTCTAGCGCCACCCGCTCAAAACAAAGTAAACAGTCGGCGCAACCAACAGTAACGCATCGAATCGATCCAAAATACCACCATGTCCGGGCAAAATATTGCCGGCATCCTTTACTTTAGCCAGACGTTTCAGCGCTGATTCAACCAAGTCTCCCACCATAGCTGCGATCCCTACTGCCGCCCCCATGACAGTTGCCACCGTTAGACTAAGGCCCACATATGATGCCGCCCAAATTGAAACAGCCACACTACCACCCAATCCTGCTAATGCACCGGCCCAAGTCTTATGAGGGCTTATTCTGGGTGCCAGCCGCTGGTGTCCCAGTCGCGAACCGATCAGAAAGGCTGCGCTGTCGACAGTCCAGGTCAGGACAAAGGTTAGCACAGTAAGCTTTTGTCCCTGTGGCAAAGCTCTAAGTAGCAGCAAATAACTCAAGAGCATCGGAACGTAACAGACTCCAAGCAATGCGGCTCCGGCCTGCTCAAAACTATAATCGGCAAAACCGAACAACACCACACACAATAGCAATACTACCCCGCCGGTAAAAACCAGCCAACTGTGCTGAAGCCCTTGGACGTCAACAGTTATAAGTAGTACCGTACCTAACAGATAGCCACAACATTGCAGCAACAGGGGTACGTGAGTGAGTCGATAATACTCAAACAAACCGGCCATGGCCAAGGCAAGTACCAGCAGAAAAAAAGGCCAGCCCCCTCTGAGCGACAGCAATACGATGGCCGGAACTCCTACCGCAGCTGTAACAATGCGACTAACCACCTTAATCATCCTTTATCTACAATTGCGCCAAAACGCCGTTCGCGCTGTCGGTAATCGGACAAGGCAACCGTAAGATCCTCTTCCGAAAAATCCGGCCACAGCACTGGCGTAAAATATAGTTCTGTATAGGCTAATTGCCACAGGAGAA
The nucleotide sequence above comes from Bacillota bacterium. Encoded proteins:
- a CDS encoding PolC-type DNA polymerase III, producing MVTVKTVRAKFPFMGSWLETATWEYGYEMLTITLGSEVATQLMKTRQADLIIRDLWAEHGYGQIDVTVDWDDDLSLDLEEELEAAKDYELQKCLAEIENKADQESPGTYVVVGEPITGVAQPISSLEDLGSSVIIEGYATKWNIHKTKKGKTLVTFDLADEDDAVTVKTLVRKREEEQRALDVSPGTWLRVAGELTFDRFSGEELVWARSIEVIEPKLRRDRAEQKRVELHLHTQMSSLDATTRLEDLFELAAQWGHQAVAITDHGSVQAFPEAYELGCRYGIKVIYGLEGYLVDDGIDPLHEQTPVYHIIILVKNQAGLKNLYRLVTLSHLEYFHRVPRLPRSVLLKHREGLLFGSACEAGELFQAMLLNAPGEELNRRAAFYDFLEIQPRENNAFLIREGRLTEKELLELNKHLVDLGEQLGKPVVATGDVHFLNPNDEVLRRVLLSGQNYSDADFQPPLYFKSTTEMLEEFDYLGQETAYRLVVEAPAAIAAVIDNVQPVPANLSVPSIPGAEAQIEQMARERAAQLYGTPLPNLVAQRLEKELNSIVANGYAVIYLIAHRLVKKSLEDGYLVGSRGSVGSSLVATLCGITEVNPLPPHYRCPKCCYSEFLTDGSIGSGYDLQAKDCPRCATALETDGQDIPFETFLGFKGDKVPDIDLNFSGEYQAKIHRYTEELFGPDRVFRAGTISTIAERTAYGFVKAYADSHGLRPRRAQIDRLVAGLCGIRRTTGQHPGGLMIVPAGQDVLDFSPVQYPADTKSDVRTTHFDYNSISDRLLKLDLLGHDDPTMLKMLEEMTGVSPQSIPLDDAKTMRLFSGVTSLGVTPEDIGSEIGSLGLPEFGTRFVRQMLLATRPKTFSELVRISGLSHGTDVWLNNAQELIQSGEAKLSEVICTRDDIMLFLMQKGLEPAWAFRIMESVRKGKGLSPEMEMLMREKGLPEWYIDSCGKIKYMFPKAHAVAYVMMAVRIGYYKVHFPAAFYASYFSVRLDDFDLELALKGPEQVRAQIAELEAKGNNASAKEKSLLTVLEVVREMFARGLDFLPLDIACSHPTRFLISDQGLLPPLMSAPGLGRTAAENIVAARTERPFSSQEDLRVRGRLARPLVKVLQITGCLGQLPAQEQLDLFQTLSTDNE
- a CDS encoding MgtC/SapB family protein, giving the protein MSAELTLIIRLGTAFVLGAAVGLERESAHRPAGFRTHTLVCIGSALVMALSQAIPGADPARLGAQVVSGVGFLGAGSILREGFTVRGLTTAASLWVVATIGLACGAGYFLGAGFTVVLAMVALGPLSRLEHFAPFIRPEQRVVRLDLEDRPGRLGQVCQCLGQLAVSIKGVQMEEGTIEGRLTVWLSLKLPSGVSLERVLAQLTQVKGVYGVTSDER
- a CDS encoding glycosyltransferase family 2 protein, which encodes MERVAAVIPAYNEAERIGDVLSAVCAVDEIAEVIVVSDGSTDDTADVARKVGPKVKVLELASNQGKGAALLAGVQTTTAGVLVLLDADLVGLQPEHVESLLQPVLTDSAPMAVAVFAQGRLATDLAQKIAPFLSGQRAVRRNLLESIPELDVSRFGVEVALTQYVHEQDIAVVRVPWHDVTHVMKEEKLGLAKGFGARLKMYHEIISSLKLPRSRK
- a CDS encoding proline--tRNA ligase; amino-acid sequence: MRMSRLLAPTLREVPAEAEVISHQYLLRAGYIRKTAAGVYSYLPLAWRVLRKIENIVREEMDRVGGQEVLLPALQPAELWQESGRWDVYGKELFRLKDRHERDFCLGPTHEEIITALVRGEINSWRDLPKRLYQIQTKFRDEIRPRLGLIRCREFIMKDLYSFDRDQEGLAASYRAMYKAYSSVFTRCGLRFRAVEADSGAIGGTGSHEFMVLADTGESVIVYCANCNYAANLERAISAPITAVCTGEDQLTMQRTHTPAKHSIEEVTDFLGVPATKLVKTLLYRVVYRDHEQLVAVAVRGDRDVNEIKLKNFLDALELELTDAVTVERVTGAPVGFAGPVGLQSVPILADPEVTVIVNAVVGANEADAHLVNANYGRDWTASRVLDLKNVSAGDPCPHCHAALKTTRGIEVGHIFNLGTKYSSALKATYLDENGQSRHIVMGSYGIGIPRTMAAAVEQCHDRDGIIWPVPIAPYHVSIVPVNYNNDKQRLLAEELYVQLTAAGVEAVIDDRDERAGVKFKDADLMGFPLRITVGPRSLKDEKIEIRLRADGAVWLVDRAEVVARVQAELRARQQQRQQ
- the ispG gene encoding flavodoxin-dependent (E)-4-hydroxy-3-methylbut-2-enyl-diphosphate synthase, which translates into the protein MVGDVKIGGGAPISVQSMTKTDTRDVKRTLSQISELAEGGCEIVRVAVPDQEAAQALISLCRGTTVPLVADIHFDYRLALTAIKAGVAGLRLNPGNIGGPDRVREVALAAKERQIPIRIGVNAGSLEQGLLKRHGGISAAGMVESALKQAELLEDIGHTAIVLSLKASDVLLTVDAYRLVADKCDYPLHVGITEAGTVWRGTIRSAVGIGVLLHEGIGDTIRVSLTGSPIEEVRVGYEILQALGLRQRGPVVISCPTCGRCQIDVAKLAQTVEAAVIDLDVPLKIAVMGCAVNGPGEAAEADVGVAGGRGAGLIFRRGKIVRKVPEEQMAAALLAEIRAELGLKDTN
- the rseP gene encoding RIP metalloprotease RseP, with amino-acid sequence MSTALAFVFVFGLLTIFHELGHFVMAKRAGVLVEEFGVGFGPKLWGRSLGETVYSVRLFPLGGFVKMLGEDDDLGVDNERSFRRQPPGKRLLVIGAGPLMNFILAVLLFAIIFFLVGVPTPGAEVGAVIPGSPADNAGIKPGDKIMAIEDVKVKTWEEMIEQIAPRAERETKIMLTRNTRNISIELTPERTPEGDRGVIGIQRAMKAHRPLASLYYGARQTLGTTIFIISRVVEMVIQRQPTDVAGPVGIVQVVGEVARTGFINLLTLAAILSVNLGLFNLFPIPLLDGGQLVLIAWEGIRGKGLGPEQEGAFKLIGVLLLLALLVLATYQDLKRLGLGV
- a CDS encoding 1-deoxy-D-xylulose-5-phosphate reductoisomerase; amino-acid sequence: MITLGILGSTGSIGTQALQVAEALAEEIKVTALTAGRNVELLAAQAIKFCPKVVAIAAKERYTELKRLLFGTGIRVLAGEEGLTYVAAGTESKTILAAIVGIAGLKPTLAAVRAGKRVALANKETLVTAGYIVQQEREISGAEILPVDSEHSAIWQCLQAGSKEEVQTLILTASGGPFRTRSKAELAQVTVQEALNHPNWSMGAKITVDSATLMNKGLEILEAGWLFGLPLEKIKVLVHPESIVHSLVEFADGAVIGQLGLPDMRLPIQLALTYPRRLGATWPRLSLAGRKLTFEEPDNERFPCLRLAQQAGKIGGTAPTALNAANEVAVAEFLSGRLPFAQIPSVVEQVIAAHQTQPEPTLDSVLAVDAWARDKARYVMAKE